The window GTTATCCTTCCTTTAGTGATATTTTTTTGACACCTTTCAGCCGCAAGCAACAAATCATCATGATACACGCGGCAATTATGAAGGCAGAGTACGCATTTCATTGATAATCCGCGTAATCTAAAGGTACACTGTACCAAAGATTATAAGTACAACGTCATAATGGAACACCTATCATTTTTTTGGCTACCAAATAATAAAGATAAGCTTTTAAAAGCACTGGAATCCGAATTCGCCCAATTGGTAGAGCAGTCGATCACTATCGGTAAAATTTCATTACCTCCGATACCTGATGCCGTGCTCAAAATTCAGCAGTTGTGCCAAGAAGAAAGCACAACTATCGCTGATGTTGCCAACTGCTTATTAGAAGACCCAGGATTAGCGGCAGTTGTGGTTCGGGTCGCAAATTCGGTGATTTTCAATCGTAGAAACATTACCTGCAACGATCTAACCACTGCGGTCTCACGTTTAGGCATTCTTCGAGTACGTGACATTGTGACTGCTCAGGCAATTGAGCAAATGAAACACTCACTAAACTTAACCAAAGAATGTAACGAGATAATGGTGAAAAGTGCTGCGGTATCCCGTGAACTTGGTGCCGTGATGGTGTTAATTGTACAAGAGTTCCGGAAGCACGATCCCGTTACTTATGGACACCTTGAACAAGAGAAAGCGTTGTTAGTCGGTTTGTTAGCAGATATTGGCCTGTTTTGCCTTATTAATGAATACAATATGTACATCGAAAGAGGCAACTACCTAGACCAAGATATCGCGCTGCAAATCTTCCAAACTCGTTGCTCTGCAACCAGTAAGCTGGTGTTAGAACGCTGGGGATTCGATGACGATTACAAAGAAGTGTCATCGAATCAAAAGTTCATAACATCACGCCCAGATGTCAGTTACTTAGACATTGCCAGAATTGCACATCACTTGTTGATGTTCCGGAGTCAAGATGAGCGCATCGACGAACATGAAGTGGAATTCAATCTGACGGGTGCAGAAATCCTATATAACTTCAGTAATATGAGTGACCAGGACTTCCGTCAGGAAATGAACACGGTTTTGACAGCCAGTGGCTTGTAGACCCGTTTTTAATTTAAACGTCATTCACAGTTATGGTGTCACTCAAGGTTGAGTGAACTGTTATCTGTGGCAAATTTTAGGCTTACCTCACTAAGGAATAATTGAGTTTTATGTTCTCAGGGATGCTTTTCATTTTTGCCCCACTCGTTGTAGGGTACTTAATTCCTATTTCTCGCGACACTTTACTCGAGAAGATTAACCAATCTACGTCGTACCTTATTTACGTCATTCTGTCGTTGATGGGGCTAAGCTTGGCTGCGCTTGATAATCTGGGCAGCAATTTACAAAGCATTCTGCTTTATGCGAGCACTTTCTTCATCTGCTTAAGTGTCTGTAACCTTTTAGCTTTACCTCTTGTCGATAAGATAATTCCTCTCAAAACCGATCAAAGCCACAGTAAGTTACCTCTTTCTTCTATGGCTCTGGAGTCTGCAAAACTGATCCTGGTAGTCGGCGGTGGCCTAGTCTTAGGTTTAATCCTTCCGATTGATCTGTCCTGGGTAGACACCGCAAGCGAGTGGATATTGTTCCTCTTGCTGTTCTTTATTGGTATTCAATTACGCAATAGTGGTCTTACCCTCAGACAGATTTTGTTGAACAAGCAAGGTATGGCAATTGCAGCGATTATCATTGTTACTTGTATGCTAGGTGGCGCTATCGCTTCATTTGTGCTGGATCTTCCTCTCTATAAAGCATTGGCAATGGCATCTGGGTTTGGTTGGTACTCATTGGCAGGCATCTTAATGGGAGATGCGTTTGGTCCAGTATTTGGCGGCGCTTCTTTCCTGATCGAACTAATGCGAGAATTAGTGGCCTTAGTTGCCATCCCACTATTTATCCGTCGTTACCCATGTACCGCCATTGGCTATGCAGGAGCAACCGCAATGGATTTTACTTTGCCAGTCATCCAAACAACGGGCGGGGTACGTTGCGTGCCTGTTGCCATTGTTAGTGGCTTTATTTTGAGCTTGCTCGTACCAGTGATGATGCTTTTCTTTGTATCACTTGCTAGCTAGATCTCAGGTTTTGTTTTTAACATCCATTACAATACGGCAAAAATTTAAACACCTAATGAACGTTAAAGTCGTCAATACACAAGCGACACCTTAATTCGCTATTTGAATCAACAGCACTGAACTCTCTTAGCTCCAACATGAATTAAGGGTCATTCGTCGTAGAATGAGATTTAACGTTAATTAAGGAATAACTATTAGAATAGAAGGAAGAAGAATGAAACGCTTTGTCGTTGCCGCGCTCCTCGCTACAAGCTCAACTTTTACATTTGCCGCAGATCAACAATGTCTGGCCAATAAGTACGATGGCTATGTCGATGCTTCGCTACAGTGGTATCAAGACCTTGTAGACTTGACTGTCGCTCAGTACCCGGATCTCGATGAAGTAAGCCAATGGTTTTTAGATGGCCGTAAGCACCACTTTGAGCTCAACCGCGAAGCGGTACACTATTTTCTTAAGAATGACCCAAGCCGCGTAGCAACAGAGCAACCGGTCGAAGCGTGGCTAAAGCTCGAGCAACACGATGTCAAGCAACTGGCTAGTCGCAGTGACAAACTGGGTGAGGCTGCACAGAAAACATTTAGTGACCGCCAATCAACCAATCACGAGAAGAACTACGACCTTCGCTCTGCTTTCGCGGATCTGCTCAGCCACCCTCAGAAAATTGACTCGGCGCTTAATAAGTATAATCAGTCAATTGAGAAGCTAGAAAAACAACAATGTGAATAAGCGTCGATAACCAAATAACCTGATGGTTTAGGTTTCCAGGCCTTGTCAGAGACAGCAGAAGTCGGTGACAAGGCTTAAATACCGTTCCATGTTCTGAGACAGCCTTCGTAAATCACATCGATGTTGCGTACAGTACTATCTACAAACATGCGACCGTTGAGAAGCCGCCTTTCAAAGTTATTTGCATATGACTTAGTTTTCATTTCATCAACATGGTCTTGCATAATTAAAACGGGACATTGAAACCGTTTTGGTTTAGATTGTGCCGCTCGCATCACCCAAATTAATACAAATGATTCTTTGCTATGGTTAAGGAACAAAAAACCGCTGACGTTAGTTTTGAGAGCTTACTAAAGATCTTCACTATCCC is drawn from uncultured Vibrio sp. and contains these coding sequences:
- a CDS encoding HDOD domain-containing protein yields the protein MEHLSFFWLPNNKDKLLKALESEFAQLVEQSITIGKISLPPIPDAVLKIQQLCQEESTTIADVANCLLEDPGLAAVVVRVANSVIFNRRNITCNDLTTAVSRLGILRVRDIVTAQAIEQMKHSLNLTKECNEIMVKSAAVSRELGAVMVLIVQEFRKHDPVTYGHLEQEKALLVGLLADIGLFCLINEYNMYIERGNYLDQDIALQIFQTRCSATSKLVLERWGFDDDYKEVSSNQKFITSRPDVSYLDIARIAHHLLMFRSQDERIDEHEVEFNLTGAEILYNFSNMSDQDFRQEMNTVLTASGL
- a CDS encoding lysine exporter LysO family protein yields the protein MFSGMLFIFAPLVVGYLIPISRDTLLEKINQSTSYLIYVILSLMGLSLAALDNLGSNLQSILLYASTFFICLSVCNLLALPLVDKIIPLKTDQSHSKLPLSSMALESAKLILVVGGGLVLGLILPIDLSWVDTASEWILFLLLFFIGIQLRNSGLTLRQILLNKQGMAIAAIIIVTCMLGGAIASFVLDLPLYKALAMASGFGWYSLAGILMGDAFGPVFGGASFLIELMRELVALVAIPLFIRRYPCTAIGYAGATAMDFTLPVIQTTGGVRCVPVAIVSGFILSLLVPVMMLFFVSLAS